One window of the Pyrus communis chromosome 17, drPyrComm1.1, whole genome shotgun sequence genome contains the following:
- the LOC137723190 gene encoding uncharacterized protein, giving the protein MAEESLVNLEGDGFHATPPSPHSDIDINPNQRLSSVLLNEFNYLPWERAVSLALGGRSKLGYVNGAIPMPETTSPEYDAWLCKDQLVMLWLLNSMDRKIAEIFSYAESSMTLWKNLKEMYGNQNNAARVFQLKKDIAGLQQEGKPFVQHLGKLTTMWNELNVYRPHTIDAAVLTKRAEEDKIFQLLASLSPEFEDLRSHILMNPDLPSFSSVCATIQREEVRRKVMTLDMKANIPEARAYFSNQKLGEERGYKGKKTGLKCSHCDAGGHSRDRCWILHPELKPKFPRDNKGVSKGSYNLSYKANHVATTSSDGALKFTTNPAALINEFAMFLHKKQGLGDSEGPLNQCDNNQTTLLGQFAGFLAGNEGVILEPLII; this is encoded by the exons ATGGCTGAAGAAAGCTTAGTAAATTTGGAAGGAGACGGCTTTCATGCTactccaccatcaccacacTCAGATATTGATATCAACCCAAATCAACGTCTTAGTTCTGTCTTGCtaaatgagtttaactatcttccatggGAGAGAGCAGTTTCTCTTGCTCTGGGAGGACGATCAAAGCTTGGTTATGTTAATGGTGCTATTCCAATGCCTGAGACTACCTCACCGGAGTATGATGCTTGGCTATGCAAAGACCAGTTGGTCATGTTGTGGCTACTCAATTCCATGGATCgtaagattgcagaaatttttagctatgctgaatcctccatgactctttggaaaaatctcaaggaaatGTATGGAAATCAGAACAATGCGGCTAGAGTGTTTCAGTTAAAGAAGGACATTGCTGGTTTGCAACAGGAAGGGAAGCCATTTGTGCAACATCTTGGAAAGCTGACCACTATGTGGAACGAGCTGAATGTGTATCGACCACACACCATCGACGCTGCTGTGCTAACTAAAAGAGCCGAAGAAGACAAAATATTCCAACTCCTAGCAAGCCTGAGCCCTGAATTCGAAGATCTTCGAAGCCATATCCTCATGAATCCCGACCTGCCTTCTTTTTCAAGTGTGTGTGCCAcaattcaaagagaagaggttcgaaggaaagtcatgaccttggacatgaaggcaaatataccagaagctagggcttacttctctaaccaaaaacttggtgaggagagaggctacaaaggaaagaaaactggCTTAAAATGTAGCCATTGTGATGCTGGTGGGCACTCAAGAGACCGATGCTGGATTCTTCATCCAGAGTTAAAACCAAAGTTTCCTAGGGATAACAAAGGTGTTTCGAAAGGCTCGTACAACCTTTCTTACAAGGCAAATCATGTTGCCACAACTTCTTCTGATGGAGCACTGAAGTTCACCACTAATCCAGCTGCACTGATCAACGAGTTTGCTATGTTTCTTCACAAGAAACAAGGTCTTGGAGATAGTGAAGGACCACTAAATCAGTGTGACAACAATCAAACTACACTACTAGGACAGTTTGCTGGCTTCCTGGCTGGAAATGAAGGCGTG attctggagccactgatcatatga